One window of Pyrus communis chromosome 12, drPyrComm1.1, whole genome shotgun sequence genomic DNA carries:
- the LOC137709883 gene encoding putative invertase inhibitor, with the protein MHRISSFSISLCCFLFFLTIPHEKLSAVAISVDIITQTCEKCASESDVLSYNVCAASLQAVPVSHVTNLQGLAVIAMELALHNATNTLSTIKELSNNKSLDPFALVCLKDCLQLYSDAITTLADAVGAFLSEDYGTASTVMEATTTCEGGFKEKEGEVSPLTNENYNLFQLCDIVLCISHLLNYSKSTAT; encoded by the coding sequence ATGCATCGCATTTCTTCCTTTTCAATCTCTTTGTGCTGCTTCTTGTTTTTCCTGACGATTCCTCACGAAAAACTTTCCGCTGTTGCAATATCCGTTGACATAATCACCCAAACCTGCGAAAAATGCGCATCTGAATCCGACGTGCTTAGCTACAACGTTTGTGCGGCTTCTCTCCAAGCAGTGCCTGTCAGCCATGTGACTAATCTTCAAGGACTAGCAGTGATAGCAATGGAGCTGGCACTGCACAACGCAACCAACACGCTTTCAACCATAAAGGAGTTGTCGAATAACAAAAGTTTGGATCCTTTTGCTCTGGTTTGCTTGAAGGATTGCTTGCAGCTATACTCGGACGCGATCACAACGTTGGCGGATGCGGTCGGAGCATTTCTGAGTGAGGATTACGGCACGGCGAGTACAGTCATGGAAGCAACAACTACATGTGAGGGAGGGTTTAAGGAGAAGGAAGGTGAAGTGTCTCCATTGACAAATGAGAATTACAATCTTTTTCAGTTATGTGATATTGTACTCTGCATAAGTCACTTGCTTAATTACTCGAAGTCTACAGCAACCTAA
- the LOC137711328 gene encoding putative invertase inhibitor — translation MMILLSSFSKIFITITISFLMLFHSAIGCNNLIQNSCKKASDGDPNLSYNFCVASLEEANSKSHGQSPDHLEQLVLISLNLTISNATNINSTILKLLKDKRFDKYAKDCLKGCSELYSDAIPTLQEALCAFRSKDFPKANVEVSSAMDASSTCEDGFKDKKGEVSPLRKENDVFFQLNVISLAFINTLSS, via the coding sequence atGATGATTCTCTTATCTTCGTTTTCCAAGATtttcatcaccatcaccatcagttTTCTGATGCTCTTTCATAGCGCAATTGGCTGTAATAATCTCATCCAAAACTCTTGCAAGAAAGCCTCAGATGGTGATCCAAATTTGAGCTACAATTTCTGCGTTGCAAGCCTTGAGGAGGCCAACTCTAAATCCCACGGCCAAAGTCCAGATCACCTTGAACAACTAGTCCTCATTTCACTTAACCTTACCATATCCAACGCGACGAACATCAACTCCACCATTTTGAAGCTCTTGAAGGACAAACGGTTCGACAAGTACGCAAAGGATTGCTTGAAAGGCTGCTCAGAACTCTACTCGGACGCCATCCCTACGCTGCAAGAAGCTCTTTGCGCCTTTCGGTCCAAGGACTTTCCCAAAGCAAATGTGGAAGTCAGCTCTGCGATGGATGCTTCTAGTACTTGTGAAGACGGTTTCAAGGATAAGAAAGGTGAAGTGTCTCCATTGAGAAAGGAGAATGATGTCTTCTTTCAGTTGAACGTCATTTCTCTTGCATTTATCAATACATTATCTAGTTGA